A stretch of the Neodiprion lecontei isolate iyNeoLeco1 chromosome 4, iyNeoLeco1.1, whole genome shotgun sequence genome encodes the following:
- the LOC107220295 gene encoding phosphate carrier protein, mitochondrial: MTEGSGVATLQQTLAISEYLFYSLSTPGRGNIIVPEDKMWSSMMETVKKNPFGSPFITADCQAQREDGQALVKGRYIAAANTAENDSCEFGSNKYFMLCGLGGILSCGLTHTMVTPLDLVKCRIQVDPAKYKSVFNGFKVTVKEGGVRALGTGWAPTFFGYSMQGMFKFGLYEVFKVYYSQLIGDELSYEYRTTLYLVSSASAEFFADIALAPMEAAKVRIQTMPGYAKTLREALPKMHADEGLGGFYKGLVPLWLRQIPYTMMKFACFERTVELLYKHVVPKPRADCTKGEQLVVTFAAGYIAGVFCAVVSHPADSVVSKLNQEKGATAGDVVRKLGFAGLWKGLAPRIVMIGTLTAAQWFIYDAVKVWLRMPRPPPPEMPESLKKKYGIA, encoded by the exons ATGACAGAGGGCAGTGGAGTCGCGACACTGCAGCAGACGTTGGCGATTTCGGAGTAccttttttactctctttccACCCCAGGGAG AGGCAATATCATAGTTCCCGAAGACAAGATGTGGTCCTCGATGATGGAAACCGTCAAAAAGAATCCTTTCGGCTCTCCTTTCATCACAGCTGACTGCCAGGCTCAGCGCGAGGACGGCCAAGCCCTTGTCAAAGGCCGATACATCGCCGCCGCCAACACGGCAGAAAACG ACAGCTGCGAGTTCGGCTCCAACAAATACTTCATGCTATGCGGGCTTGGAGGCATCTTGTCCTGTGGTCTCACCCATACTATGGTTACCCCCCTTGATCTGGTCAAGTGCCGTATTCAAGTAGACCCTGCAAAATACAAGTCCGTCTTCAACGGATTCAAG GTTACTGTCAAAGAGGGTGGTGTCAGAGCCTTGGGAACAGGATGGGCTCCAACTTTCTTTGGATATTCCATGCAAGGAATGTTCAAGTTCGGTCTCTACGAAGTCTTCAAAGTTTACTATTCGCAACTAATTGGGGATGAACTTTCCTATGAATACAGAACAACACTATACCTCGTTTCATCTGCATCTGCAGAATTCTTCGCTGATATCGCTCTGGCTCCCATGGAAGCTGCCAAG GTCAGGATTCAAACTATGCCTGGTTACGCAAAAACTCTGCGTGAAGCGCTGCCCAAGATGCACGCTGACGAAGGTCTCGGAGGTTTCTACAAGGGTTTGGTGCCACTTTGGCTCCGCCAGATCCCCTACACCATGATGAAGTTTGCCTGTTTCGAACGTACCGTCGAATTATTGTACAAGCATGTCGTGCCCAAGCCGCGTGCTGACTGCACCAAGGGCGAACAGCTCGTTGTAACCTTCGCTGCTGGTTATATTGCTGGTGTGTTCTGCGCCGTTGTTTCTCACCCCGCTGACTCG GTTGTGTCCAAGTTGAACCAAGAGAAGGGAGCCACAGCCGGTGACGTTGTGAGGAAACTTGGTTTTGCTGGATTATGGAAGGGACTGGCACCCAGAATTGTCATGATCGGTACTTTGACGGCTGCCCAATGGTTTATCTACGATGCGGTCAAGGTATGGCTGCGCATGCCACGTCCACCACCACCAGAGATGCCAGAGTCGCTAAAGAAGAAGTATGGCATCGCTTAA